In Aedes albopictus strain Foshan chromosome 3, AalbF5, whole genome shotgun sequence, the following are encoded in one genomic region:
- the LOC109419202 gene encoding uncharacterized protein LOC109419202, with the protein MPFNFVCDFSISEKCIFVIPSERYLSRENSLRLTESIRVDRTDQSTEFIGTGFDAFIQPSILRRRSSIARTTTFSVCQSTKREAAAVLVCIEREKHLDRKMSARTSSSSSVLLPALMVTAILAALLTSSGCMAAGSAKPMRRPDDHPKEPSTTSTDTQVNQLKELLVEANRKATSMKSSAKSLQQKYSKYMAQVARNGWPTAQKQHFVEESLRNNAQHLRANFRQFENQMRSVAPRVKYLRDLARQGPNRKQMEQNVKLYEIIMNLVKSFIECPGQILDLLGASDSDGVDSLPTDSGENGTGEGDLYANYY; encoded by the exons ATGCCATTCAATTTCGTATGCGATTTTTCAATTAGTGAAAAATGCATTTTCGTCATACCATCGGAGCGTTACTTAAGCCGCGAAAACTCGCTTCGACTTACGGAGAGTATTCGAGTGGACCGAACAGACCAGTCAACGGAATTTATTGGCACTGGATTCGACGCCTTCATTCAACCTTCAATCCTCCGTCGTCGGTCGTCAATAGCTAGAACGACGACTTTCTCGGTTTGTCAGTCAACGAAGCGCGAGGCTGCTGCTGTGCTGGTGTGCATTGAACGAGAAAAGCATCTGGACCGGAAAATGTCAGCTCggacgtcgtcgtcttcgtcagtGCTGCTACCGGCATTGATGGTGACGGCCATTCTGGCGGCACTATTGACGAGCTCGGGATGCATGGCTGCCGGATCTG CTAAACCCATGCGACGCCCAGACGACCATCCGAAGGAACCGTCAACCACATCGACGGACACACAGGTTAACCAGCTCAAGGAACTCCTTGTCGAAGCAAATCGTAAAGCTACATCTATGAAATCTTCGGCGAAATCATTGCAGCAAAAGTATTCCAAATATATGGCTCAAGTTGCTCGCAATGGATGGCCAACAGCACAAAAGCAACACTTCGTAGAGGAATCTCTACGAAACAATGCTCAACACTTGCGGGCCAACTTTAGGCAGTTTGAAAATCAGATGCGATCGGTTGCACCCCGTGTCAAATATCTGCGTGATTTAGCTCGGCAAGGACCCAACAGGAAGCAGATGGAACAAAATGTCAAGCTGTACGAAATAATTATGAACCTGGTCAAAAGCTTCATCGAGTGTCCGGGGCAGATTCTGGATTTGCTAGGTGCGTCGGATAGTGACGGGGTTGATTCGTTGCCAACCGACAGCGGTGAGAACGGGACTGGAGAGGGGGATTTGTACGCTAACTATTACTGA